ATCAAGCCCGGGAAGTGAAGGAACAACACATTGCTGTCAGACTTGTGGACTTCTCTGCAAACAGACAGAGCAGTTTGAAACTTCCTTCCAATCCCATAGatgtatgggttaataggtttgtTTATAGGGTAGTCTGTCGAGCCTGGAGGTTAGGTCACAAACATTCCATCAACAATCGAGGCATCATCATCAGTGCGCAAGCGAGTGATGTTTCTGCCGAGTGCTCACACTTATATTGGCTTGACTTGTTGCTCTCACTGGTTGGCTGTTGCACTGGCCACTAGTCTCTGCTGGGTCCAAACAAACTGGTCAGTAGAGTGATCTCTGCTGGCCTGTGTCCCTGGTTATCGGTCGTTGTGAGCTTTGGTTCCTCAGGTGTCCACAGCCTACCCCCTACCCCTCTTAATAGGTTAAAAGGCCATGGTTACAATTGGCCTGCcctggctcattgggccagaagaacCTGTTAatgccgtatctctaaataaaataaaagaattCCAACTTACACTGCTCGTCAGTTTCTGTCTCTGGACGGGCCCCTCAGACAGCTCCTTCACCTTTCTCTTGTTCCTGACTGGTGCCTGGCCTTCATCGCCAACAACTCCTTTCTTGTTTTGCTTTTTTAGTTTCACCAGGACTCTTCCTGCTTTCTCACTGACAACCGGCTCGCTGGGAGTTGAACCTTCAGGCGAACTCTTCCCATTAGAGAGTTGggcctcctcctctttcttcttcttcttcttcttctttagtTTGGGAACAACGGGTATCAAAGGTTCTGTGTCTGACTTGGATTGGCTCACTTGGTCTTCCCCAAATAGATCCTCCTGTCCCGAACTTTCAATCCTTGGCGCGTCGCTGCTCAATAAGTTACTCTCTAAGGTCACAGCTGTATCCACTGGTCTCGatcttttcttcttttttctcGCGGGTTCCTGGTCTGTGGGATCAGCTACTTCCTTCTCAGTCTCTCCTGCTGGCTCCTCACTCTCACTGGTTGCTGCTGGAAGTCTCCCTTTGGAACGccgtttctttttgtttttccctTTCACTGCTTTCTTCTTAACTGGGGAAAAAGAAACGGAGATGTTCAACAGAAATCACAGTCCAATTCAAAGGTCTAGCGGGGCCTGAAGGATTTTTGTGAAATACGTATGCATTGAATTAATATCAAAGTGAGGAAACCatctcaccctctgcttcctcctCCTCCAACAATCCCTTTTCCCGTCTTTGTTTCTTCTTTTTCCAACTGAAATCATCTTCATCTTCCTCGTCCGATGATGTATCATGAGGAATGATATCTTGAGGGAAGACTCCTGCATGGAGATGGCATAGTCATGTTAGTGAGACTATTTAAGAAGAAAATCACTCTCAaaaactctgcaactcatgttcgcaatatttttttttgcatctgcagtgtcttcttttgcacactggttgtttggaCGTAGATTTTTATTGAATGTATAGTGTTTCTTTATATCTACAGTGAATGTGCATGAGAAAATTAATCTCTggatagtatatagtgacatatatgtactgtactttgataataaatttactttgaacattgagaaTCATCCTCAGTTTTATGAGCGGAGCCACAGAATGCAAAAGGTGTGGCGCTTTGCAAAAGCTTTAATTTCTCCTTGCTCTGCTCAATTCCACCATTACTCCAACATAGTGTCAACTCGTATGAGTGTGGTGAGCACCTCAAATGGATCACCAGACAGTCTTCCACGTTTTAGTGATTTTTTACGATTTGTCATTGAATCAGGTTTTTTATTTCATAACACAGGTGGCAACTATTTGGCAAATCAAATGCTCAACAGCTATAAATGGTGACATAAcaagtacttcgataataaatttactttgaacctttgcaAGTCCCATGCGCAAGtttaatgtggagaggatatttcctatggtggggggagaCCAGGATCAGAGGACGTAGCTTCAgattagagggatgtccatttagaccaGTGATgaggaatttcaggtggtgaatctgcggaatttacTGTctcaagcagctgtggaggccaagtcattgagtatatttaaggcagaggttgatagactcttattaagtcatggcatgaaaggttatgggaagaaagcagattggggttgggggggggggggggaatggattAGCCATTATCACAAATGCCGAATGGCATAACTCTGCTCTAACGTCTTATGGTATAAAGGACATTTCTGCCTCTACCCACCATTAAGCCAGTGAATTCCAGACTCATACCAACATACCTTCTTCGAATCTCTCTACCATCTATCTTTAATTATCAGGGACCAGggtacatcacagaatcactttCCTTTTATAACCCTGCTCAAGCTCCGAGGTCTTGTTACGCcactctcttaaatttaaacaatctccctcaaaagataactggcaggtcagcttttttgaaccaagatcctaaactgtggaacacaatacctaaaactataagggatgcagactcggTTGACACTTTTAcacaccagctcaaaacctattttaAAATCCTCCTCTTCATCTGAAATGGGTCCTTATCCAGGTTCCTCTGCAATTCGAGTCCAGCACCACTGAATAAAACAGCCTGGAAACAGGTTCTCCTGTCCAAACAGTCCAAGTTAACCAAGGTGCCCATTTAAACCAATTccatttgcctgcttttggcccatatccctctaaatctttcctattctTGTACCAGTCCAACCGTCTTTCAAATGTTGTACCTGCATTAACTACATCCTttagcagctccttccacacactgaccaccctCGTGTGAAAAAGTTGCCAATCAGTTTCCAATCAAATCCTTTGTGGGCTGGCACAGGAATATAACTCTATACAGCGtcagcgatcagggttcaattcccgccactgtctgttgTAAACAGTTTGTAAGTTCTCTCCGTgattgcgtggatttcctccgcgTGCTATGGTGCCCCCCAACTTTCCAAAGTTGTGGGCTTCCCTTTTggggccagaagcatggcgacacctgcatgctgtccccagcacatcttcaggtcttggttgttgacacaaacgatgcatttcattgtacgttttggtgtacatgtgataaataaagctaatctctctccctctccctattATTCTCTTGATTCCCCATCTCTGAgataaagactgtgtgcattcaccctgtctgtgcccctcatgatttacACACATTAATAacaacacctctcattcttctacactgcaATGAAGTAAGTCCCAGCCTGtcaacctgtctctgtaactcagtcCTCCGAGTCCTGGTAAcatactggtaaatctcctttaagccctttgagtctgctctgccattctatcatggctggttTGTTATcctgctcaaccccattctccagctttctcccaataacctttgacactctgattaatcaagaacctatcaacctccactttaaatgcactcaatgacttggcctccacaaacatctgtggcaatgaattccacagactcaccatccATTGACAAAAAAAATTCTTCAGCTCTGCCCTccggtcccagactcccccattatatgacacatccaccctatcgaggcctttcaatattccataggttttcaatgagatcctccctcatacATACATTGTGTATATCACAAAACTATTTTCCCTCAGCTTCCTGTGCCGCAGGGAAAGTAGTGCCAagcctggttaaaaaaaaaatgccccCGCAGCCCCTGCTGTGCACTGACATCTTCCCTACTAAGCAATGACCCGCACTGTACACAGTATTCAAGCTGCAGCCTGAGTACTCTgaagttatttatttgtttagagatacactgTGAAACTGGTCCTTCAGGCACCCCCCCCATAGCCCACCTatctaatcctaacctaatcatggaacaacttTTGACGACCTATTAACTGGTTACGCCTTTGTGGGAAGAAATTGGTGCACTCGGAGAAAGCCCACACATTCTGcgtggaggatgtacagactcctcacagagaacaccgggattgaactccaaacatctgatgccctgagctgtaatattgtcatgctaaccactacactaccacagtTCTGCCCTTCCCCAGTGACTGTGTAGTGGAAACCTATCTAGCACAAACAGCCAGGAGGTTGGGTGAGTAGCTCTGCACACCAACCTCTCTCAAGGTAGAACTTTTGAAGGTTAACGTGTCactgtttacaaggatgttgctgggatttgaggacatGAGCTATAGGGAAACGTTGAATAGGGTGGGTcaagtgtagaacgagctgccagcagaagtggtggatgtgggtctgactgcagcattcaagacaagtttgGATAAAGGTATGGATGGCAgaagtgtggagggctatggttcaggtgcaggttgatgggactgtgCAGAACAAGATGAGCAAGACACGATGGGCCGAAGGATCTGTCTCCatattgtagtgctctatgactatgtaaTTGGCTGTTTCCTTGAACACACTGCAGCATACGAGTAACATATAATACTGAAGTCAGCTTTTCTACAAGGCAGCTAAAGTGCTTTGTCCTCACCTTCAGCCAAATCCCGGAACCTACAGGAAAGAGGAAAAGGACAGCATTTAATAGATGGTATAAGCAGGCTGTGATGAGTTACTCTAATTCTTTGTAAGGCTTCACAACACTAAAACTCTGAGCAGTTAAACCACAAATGCACGCATCACATTCACCCAACTCACAAGCCCAACACTGCACTCAAGACACATCATCAAAGCTCATGCTCCCCTAAACAACTCCGTGAGTCAATAAGGAaactcattttcctgcaggcattcactaAATAACTATACCTATAAACAAAAGCTGTCAAACAATCgaagtgcagaagacaaattgtgtacATAAAATATAATATTGAGaaattgagttgtagagtccttgaaagtgagcgtgtaggttgtggaattagctcaatgttgatgtgagtgaagttatcccctctggttcaacagcctgatggttgagggataataactgctcctgaacctgggggggtgagtcccgaggctcctgtacctccttcctgatggctgaggggtaataactgctcctgaacctggtggtgtgagtcccgaggcacctgtacccccttcctgaaggcagcagaaagggggGCACATGGCCTGGAAGGTGAGGGCCCTTGATAATGGCAGCTATTTTCTTGTGGCAACACTTCTCGAAAATgtgctttgcctatgatggactgggctctcTCTgccactttttgtagactttaccattcctgggcattggtgtatccataccaggccatattGTTATCAGTCAGGATACCCTCCActgtgcaactatagaagttcgtcaaagttccTGGTGACATGGCAAATCtgtctttcttttttaatcttttcattagctttcaagttcataaacataataacaaCACTGATATAGAGATTGGAATTACATTATTGGTAATAAACACATACAAGAGAAACTACAAATAGTACAAGTGTAATGAACTTCCAAACTCCTAATATAATTAATcatgaagagaaaagaaataaaaagaaaaggataTCACAAAgaaaacccccccaaaaaaacaaacagaacaaGACAGGGCTGAACCAATGTATTAGATCGAATATATTCATTAATGTCGTCAGctctgctcctctattcatatattctaagctaataaaaaggattcggaaaaggtcaaactacatcatatgaaaatgttgaataactggcttccaagtctcttcaaatttaaccgaaggatcaaaaatgacacttctgatttttttctaaatttaaacatagaatcgtttgggaaaaccattgaaatgtagtaggaggattggtctccttccagttcaataaaatggatcttctggccattaatgtaGCAAATgcgatcatccgacaggctgaagaggataaggatctatgttctatcattggcaaaccaaaaattgctgtaatagggtggggttgtaaatcaaaacgcaaaactgttgaaatgatatcaaaaatatcttcccaaaatttttccaagagagggcaggaccggaacatatgagtcaaagaagccacctcagagtgacatctgtcacaagtaAGATTTATATGGGAGTAAAAATGAGgtagtttatctttagacatgtgggcCGTATGCactaccttaaattgtatcagcgtatgtttagcacatatagaggaagagtTAACTAACTGAAAATTTTTCAGGCAAATCTGTGTAAACTTCTAATTAAGTATAATACTGAGGAGCTTTGGAAATGAGGGTTGAGAGGCCGGAGTTGGATGCTGTGCTGGGAATGTGGGCTTGCCCAGGGCAGCAATACTGGCTCAGGAAGGTGGGACTGGTCTGAAATGGACGGAAAAGGTTTTagaaaaacacaagagatccttaCTTTCGCACCAGTTTGTAGAGGAGTTTCCTATTCTGGGTGGGAGTGCTCCCCCTGCTGGAGAGCTGGAAGAGCCGGTCAGCAACAGCCCCGTAGTCAAACTGCAGAAACAAAAGCCGACTTTATTGTCACGTGCACAAGTCCTTGTCTGCAAAAGTGCACTGGAAAACATGCGGCAGCACCACAGACACATTACATCAGGTATGCAGCATCCacatcacacacaaaacgctggaggaatgcagcaggccaggcagcatctatggaaaagactacagaaatGCTGactacactcttttccatagatactgtcttgcctgctgagttcctccaccactttgtgtgtgttgcttggatctccagcatctgcagattttcttgtttgacATTATACACAATTTTACAAGAGAGAACACAATTAGAAAAAAAGTCTGTAGTGCAAAGTGGTTATAGCGTTACTAAACTGCAGCGAATAAGAGTTTTGCTGGTTGTTTCAAGAACCGAACGgaggtagctgttcctgaacctggcagtgtgggacttcaggctttccTACCTCCTGCCTGACGGGACCTATGAGAACACGGCATGgccggatggtggggatctttgaggaTGGAAGTTAACTTCTTGAGGCTACTGTTTACACTACTGAtggtggggtggaatgtgcccgtgacgtattgggctgagtccacttGTCTCTTACATTCCTATGTATTTGAGTTTctgtaccagaccgtgatgcaactAATCAGGACACTTTCAACAGTACTGCTGCGAAGTTTGTTAAGTGTTCAGTAACATCCTTAATCTCCTAAGAAAAGACACCGGTGCACCTTCTTCATTGCAACAAGGTTTCAGACATCATCATCCCATCTGAACACTGAAAGGTTTACAGCATTAAGGATCCAACCCTAAATTCCAACACTACACTGGAAATACAAGTCTCCTTGGATCTAATCACAGCAAGTTTCCTTTATAGACACGACCAGGAATACAAAGCAATCAGGAAATGACCCTAGCTTCTTTAGGATCATTTAACATGACAGCACTTCCCAATGAAAAGCAAACATGTTCCCCAGTGAATTGCAGTCATCACAAGACAGCATTCATTACaaagggcccccaccacccaggacatgccctcttctcattgctaccatcagggaggaggtacaaaagcctgaagacacaggctcaatgttttaggaacagtttcttcccctctgccaccaggtTTCTGAGCTGTTCAAAAGCATTAccatgttatttatttttgtaatcaaTGTATtattctgtactgctgctgcaaaacaagctATTTCATGGCACGTGTCACTGGTAATAAACACAATTCTGATATTTgctcacaagatgctggaatgGACCACTGCAGTCCATGCAAAAAAGGTGGTTTCAATGCTGTGAATTTGAGGACTACAATCTAGAGATGTACTGTGAGAGCAGTCTGACTGGTTGCACTGGtacggagaggccactgcacaggactggaaaaagctgcagagggttgtaaactcaggcagctccatcatgggcaccagcctccccagcatcgaggacaccttcaaaaggtgggaTAAATCATTAAGcattaaggaccatcaccatccaggacaagccctcttctcatcggggaggaggtagaggaacgtgaagacacacactcaatgttttaggtatagctctttcccctccaccatcacacttctgaatggttcatgacccacgaacactaccaatttttctcttttttgcattagctattttaattttttaaattgtgACTTGAgtaattttgtgtgtattgcactgtactgctactgcaaaacaacaatcttatgacatttgtcagtgattttaaaaaaacctgattctaattgaGAGATCCTGACAAGTAGAATGTTTACAGGATGAGAGTACGGCTAGTCCAGGAAGGGGTTAATTCCCTTTCCTGAAGCTACATTTTATTAACAACCATGAAGATTTTAGTCACTTAACTTGGTGACAACACACAAATGTCAAATGCAAAATTCTTTAGCTATTTTATTGACTGTGAATCCATTACCATGAACACAACTACCATACCAGAGACGTGGATCAGTGCGCATGGTCACAGTAAGGACCAAAACAAAGAACCAATTTTAGTCTCAACTCACTCAGCAACTCTCCTCACGTCCATTCAATTAAATGGGCCACCACCTAAGATTATCTCTATTTTGCCTGTGTACATCGAGACAGACGTGAAATGCATTGCTTACCTGGAGGACAGGACCAGTATCTTCATCGTATTGAGAATGGTTTGGACTCTTCCTGTCTCCATCCAGTTCAGCATCTTCCCCTGAAGCGGACCCTGTGCATACACTTTCAGTTGTGAATCTCAGATCACTTCAATGCCTGAGAATTTCTAATCTTTTTCAACACCGTATGAATCAATTGATGAATCTCACAGCTACAAGTGTTACTGTTCTTATGATACTGGAATCAAAATTAACAGGACATTGGTACCCTGACTGTAACATCACAGTGTACTGCAAAGGGGCTTCTCTTCATTGCCACAGGAAATTTTTAAATTCCAGTATGCTGAATACATACATCTCGCGCCACAGTAACCCTCCAAGGTAAAACAGGACACGCTTGCCTCTCACCTCCTCTGCTGCCACGACATGGGCATATCAGGTCAGagcagcagcacctcatattccgactgggtagcctTCAGGaatggtggttgaggcagatgcattagggacattttaaagactcttagataagaaCATTGAGAGTTATGCAGGAGTGAAGGgctggaataggttaaaaggtcagcacaacattgtggaccaaagggccgaCACAGTTtaggcacacggatgatagaaaaatggagggttatgtaggaggaaggggttagattgatcttaaagtagattAAAAATTCAGCACAttgtggaccgaatggcctgtactgttctatgttctaaaatggaAAATGTTGGTGCACATTCAGGAGCTCATAAACTATTGCTATGTGTCTTGGTGCGCTCACACCAGAGCTAGTATCTCAGCATAATCTGGTTCTCACCATTTATCTTTGGCTTTGCTGGATCTTCGTTCTCTTGACTTGATTTTAGTTCCTCGCCCGATGCGTCATCCTCCTCACTGGCCTGCAGCTCGTTCATCAAATCCTCAATAGCAAAAGGTGCCTGGTCCATAATGAGCTCAAAGATTCCCTGGGAGATCATGTGAAACAAGACTCGGCTGCAGCCACGCCACAGCCAGGGACAAAACGAGAATTAAATCAGGGTAGTGGCCTACTGACCAGCGCAAAATCCCACCTTCTGGGCAATCAACAGGGAGAACTGACACACTGAACATACCAGGGTCCATTCAATGGCAAAACTGCCTAACTGGAATCAAGTACAGACACCAGAAGTCTacagcaatacacaaaatgctaggggaactcagtgggccaggcggcatctgtgtTAGAATCTAAATTAGCAGGATATTGGCACCCCAAAGACTGTAACATCACAGAGTGCCATGAGGATCTTTCTCTTCATTGCCACAGGGAATTGTTGAATTTTAGCAGGTGGAACACAGACATCTGATACCACAATAAAGTCTAAAATAAAACAGGATacatctgtccatggcctccattGCTGCCACGATCAGGGCATACTCAGGACAgaaaagcaacacctcatattctgtcgcAGTAGCCTGCAACCTGACAACATGAATATCAAGTTGtccaatttctggtaatttctctgcCTGCCTCCTCtcattttccatttcccattctggttcccctctcagcacttttctcctcacctgcccagcacctccctctggttccccacctccttcccttgtGGTTTTGAGCAGATCTATAATTTACACTCAGAACCCAGCTAATAGATTCAAAGTGCACAAGTTCAGGTCAAATAGCTGAATGCTGGGGTGGGTGAGCTGTAGAGGAAGGAGTGACCCAGGGAACCCATGAGGACAATGGGAATTCATAACATACACATTAAAAGCAGCAACCATTTTCTTTCAGCCTCGGTCAGAATAGACACAGAGAATTGTAAGGCTTTTTGATTGGTTGGGGACATTAACCCACATTCAAAACATGCAGACAGGCCAAACTTACTCTTTGGTCTTGGCAGCAATTTGACAGAAGGGATCAATAAACTTCAGGTTCTGTTCTGCAGTCAACTAGAACAAAGCGAACAAAGATGCGTTACAACGCAAGGATCGTACATGCTACTCTGTACaggaaaagggagggaggaaaaagcaAACTCTGCCTCTCATTGgtcagtgaggcctaatttagagtactgtgtgcatttctgatcACCTACGTACGGGaatgatatcaataagattgaaaaaagtACAGCAAAAATTTTGAAGGATATTGCCGgaatttgagttataaggaaaggttgaatttACTCACCAgattgtaggagaatgagggaagatttgatagaggtatacaaaattacgagggcaATAGAGATGAACACAtgcaggcttttaccactgaggttgggtgagaggtcgtaggttaaggatgaaaggtgaaatatttcagcAGAACCTGAGGGACATGAGGTAGTGTGAGAGTGGAACCAGTTGCGAGTGGATGTGGTAAATGTTGATTCAAGTATAACATTTAAGATAAGTTTAggtaagtacatagatgggaggtgtacagagggctacagtccaggtgtgggtcaatgggacccGGCCtgctggcctgtttctgtgctatatgactgAGCCGTGGACTGCAAAACAGGGGAGACACGCCTGGCAGGTCAGGTGGGTGCATCCTCCACTCCTGGAAACATAAAGAAACAGGGAAAAGAACAAACTGAGCTACTGATACTGACAAATGACTGATACAAACCGAGGCAGTTAAAAAgagcagggctgagaagtggcagatggagttcaacctggaaaagaGTGAAGTAATTtattttggaaggttgaacttgaaggcagaatacaaggttaatgCCAGGATTCTTAACTGTGTGGAagaagagggatcttggggttcacatccaaacattcctcaaagttgctgtgcaagttgataaggtggttatgAAGGTGTATGGTGCGTTGGCtttcattagtttgaggactgagttcaagagccacgagataatgttgcagctctataaaactctggtcagaccacacctaaGAATaaggagttcaattctggtcacctcattataggaataatgtggaagctttagggaaggtgcagaggagatttaccaggatgttatgtgacctagagagcatgtcttatgaggatatgtGAGCAATCcagggctttgctctttggaacaaaggaggatgagaggagacgataggggtgtacaagatgctAAGCAGCATAAAAGGAGTAGACAGCCAGACTTTTAAATGAATagatcagttttattatcactgatatatgatgTGAAATAACATTGCCAGGGCAGCAACaaccaataccagaggacat
This genomic stretch from Mobula birostris isolate sMobBir1 chromosome 6, sMobBir1.hap1, whole genome shotgun sequence harbors:
- the LOC140198794 gene encoding ribosomal RNA processing protein 1 homolog B-like; the protein is MATAVEIQFAQRLASNEKRFRDRAVKKLRRYFSARSQRPSGGFSQEELLKIWKGIFYCMWMQDKPLLQEELADTISRLVHTFRNLDAKFLFLETFFQTMNREWNGIDRLRLDKFYTLIRLVLREFLEELKSTGWDESVVSRFLRCVTDEVLNPTKNDAPSGVRYHFIDIYLQELARVGTQQLTAEQNLKFIDPFCQIAAKTKDRVLFHMISQGIFELIMDQAPFAIEDLMNELQASEEDDASGEELKSSQENEDPAKPKINGSASGEDAELDGDRKSPNHSQYDEDTGPVLQFDYGAVADRLFQLSSRGSTPTQNRKLLYKLVRKFRDLAEGVFPQDIIPHDTSSDEEDEDDFSWKKKKQRREKGLLEEEEAEVKKKAVKGKNKKKRRSKGRLPAATSESEEPAGETEKEVADPTDQEPARKKKKRSRPVDTAVTLESNLLSSDAPRIESSGQEDLFGEDQVSQSKSDTEPLIPVVPKLKKKKKKKKEEEAQLSNGKSSPEGSTPSEPVVSEKAGRVLVKLKKQNKKGVVGDEGQAPVRNKRKVKELSEGPVQRQKLTSSATVQGDARPSAPIKNLNAVEANEFVKFEKVSIPRSIFKRARSAATTPKQCKEMKATPTSSAKKVRFGLRKNTTAEFKRTDKSILVSPEGTSRVAFDPKQRPPHSVLKSNSTPTCSPALRPKRASFSAKKRPTAMDFF